A genome region from Triticum aestivum cultivar Chinese Spring chromosome 2B, IWGSC CS RefSeq v2.1, whole genome shotgun sequence includes the following:
- the LOC123040225 gene encoding bidirectional sugar transporter SWEET6b-like, translating to MVSADVARNIVGIIGNVISFGLFLSPVPTFWRIYKAKDVEEFKPDPYLATLMNCLLWFFYGLPIVHPNSTLVLTINGIGLVIEGAYIIIFIIYAAKNTRWKMLGVLALEAAFVAAVVAGVLLGAHTHEKRSMIVGILCVIFGSIMYASPLTIMGKVIRTKSVEYMPFFLSLVNFLNGCCWMGYALIKFDIYITIPNALGTIFGLIQLILYFYYYRSTPKKGKNVELPTVLTINAVTSGNVSVTIEN from the exons ATGGTTTCCGCCGACGTGGCCCGCAACATCGTCGGCATCATCGGCAATGTCATCTCCTTCGGTCTCTTCCTCTCCCCTGT GCCGACGTTCTGGCGGATCTacaaggccaaggacgtggaggAGTTCAAACCGGACCCCTACCTGGCGACGCTCATGAACTGCCTGCTCTGGTTCTTTTACGGGCTCCCCATCGTCCACCCCAACAGCACCCTCGTCCTCACCATCAACGGCATCGGCCTTGTCATTGAGGGCGCctacatcatcatcttcatcatctatgCGGCTAAGAACACAAGG TGGAAGATGCTGGGCGTGCTCGCCCTCGAGGCGGCGTTCGTGGCTGCCGTGGTGGCCGGCGTGCTCCTCGGTGCCCACACCCATGAGAAGCGCTCCATGATCGTAGGCATCCTCTGCGTCATCTTCGGCTCCATCATGTACGCCTCCCCGCTCACCATCATG GGTAAAGTGATCAGGACCAAGAGTGTGGAGTACATGCCATTTTTCCTATCGCTGGTGAACTTCCTCAATGGCTGCTGCTGGATGGGCTATGCGCTCATCAAGTTTGACATCTACATCACG ATCCCCAATGCCCTCGGTACAATCTTCGGCCTCATCCAGCTGATCTTGTACTTTTACTACTACAGATCGACCCCCAAGAAGGGCAAGAACGTCGAATTGCCCACTGTCCTCACCATAAACGCCGTTACCAGCGGCAACGTCTCCGTCACCATCGAAAATTAA